The Chryseobacterium sp. JV274 sequence GTCAACCGAATTGTACGACTATATTTCCAATCCTTTGAATTACAGAACAGAAGAAGGTCTTTTGTTTCTATATCAGGGTGAAAATATGTTTAGAATGAATGAAGATAAAAGCATCCATCGGGTAGAGGCTTCCGGATATGGTGCTATTTATTTGGATCGGTATTCATTCCGGGGGAAAGATTTAGAATACTTTATTTCCTTTTATAAACGTTGGAAGAGCCAGGCAGGTAAAAACTCCGAACAATTCATGGAGGTTGGAATCATTAAAAAAATGGCTTTTGACGCAAAAGAAAATCAAAATTACCACGAAGCGCTTCGTTTGTTTGAGTTATCTGCTCAGAAAGACGACTTGGATAGCTTGGTGGAAATAGGGATATTACTCACTGATCCTGAGATTGAATCATTGTTTGATCTACAAAAAGGAATTATATATTACGAAAAAGCAGCACAAAAAAATCATCCTGTAGCCTGGAACAATATTGGGGCTTTGTATCACAACGGAACAGGATATTCTTTTAATATCAAAAAGGCGATTCAGGCTTATGGGAAAAGCGCTGATCTGGGTGACGGAATGGCGCTTGCCAATTTAGGTGACCTGTATTATTTTGGAGAACATGTACTACAGGATTATGATAAAGCTTTGGATTTTTATCAGAAAGCAGAGAAAAAATACTATTATAATTACGATAAAATCTCAGAAATCTATTATCAGTTAAGAGATTATAAAAACCTTTTGGTGTATTTAAAGAAAGACTATGATCAGTCTTATTCAGGTATTTATTATGGTATTATCTACGAACTCGGAATGGGAGTAAAAGCAGATTTGAAGAAAGCCATCAAGTATTTTGAACAAGCCAATGCTTATAGTGCCTACGAATATGCAGCTCAACGTTTGGTGTATTACTATGGTGAAGATCCGACTTTTAAAAATGAAAAGAAATTTCAGAAATGGAGATCTTTTGCTGAAAAGCATGGTTTCAAGATAGATTAGCAGTGATTTACCTATATTTACGTTCTTTAATGGAATGAATTTTAATAGAGATAAGGGTTTGATGTACAGGTTATTATTTATATTTATTGTATGTGTTTGTCCGTTTTTTGCTCAGGCGCAGGATGTTTTAAGTAAATTAGAAAAGGAATACAGCCATGCATCAAACAATACAGCAGAACAGCTCAATCTGGCTCCCAAATACGCGACTGCCTTATTTTTTCATAACCTTAAACCGAAGTCTTATCAGGTTTTAGAAACCAATATTTCCATTGCATCAAAACAGGCAGATGGAAAGTATGCCACGATTTTATACGCTGTACAAGCCATGAACTATCGGTTGGATAATAAAACAGCAGAGTCTTCAAAAAGTCTTGACATGGCAAAGGTCTATAGCTTAAAAACCAATAGTAACGAGGCTAAAGGCTATTTTAATTACGCAAAAGGCTGGATTCTGACCCGTAATAACAAAACAACTGATGCTGTTGCGGCTTATCTGAAAGCGATCGACTATTACGAAAACTCACCAACAACCTCCACGCTGTACGGGAGATTTGGCAACGTAGCGAAAGAATTGTCCACTATTTATTCCAACCTCAATGAATATCAGCTGGAAGAGAAATATAGTAAGCAGTTTCTGTTCCTCGCATCCAAACAAAATGATCCCAATCTTATCTTCGATGCCTATATGCGAATGGGGTATGTGTATGAACAAAAATACATTCAAAATCAATCAAATACGGAGCTGAGAAATAAAACAGAGCAGTATTATCTGCAGGCTATTGCGACTTTCAACAAAAATAAAGACAGAATGCTCAACAGAAGCAGTCTTTCTTATGCAGCCATCAATTTAGCCAATTTATATACCGAGTTTGACAGTGATAAGGCGATGCAATACGCTCAGCTGGCCAATAAAGTGAGCCTGGAAACCGGTGATGCCATTCATATCGCTTCTTCATTTGGGATTCTGGCAGAACTGGCGCTGCAGAATAAGAATTATAATTTAGCCAAATCTTATTTTCTAAAAGCCTCCATGGAAATTGGGAAAAGTCCGGTCCGAGATCATAATATTGAATTGTCTATTCTTGAATCTTTATCCAGAATTAGTGAAGAGCAGGGGAATTACAAAGAAGCGCTGACTTATTATAAAAGTTATGTAGATAAATACAAAAGCGTTTACGATCAGGAAAAACTGGATATTACCAAAAGATTAGAATCACAGTTTGATAAAGAACGACAGGAACAGAAATATATCAAGTTGCAGCTGGAAAGTGACAAGAAAGCACAGGAAATTAAGTTGATTAACATTTTGCGTGCACAGCGCGAACAGGTCTACAACAACTTAAAGCTGGTGGAAGAAAACCAGCGTGAGCGATTGAAATTTTCAGAACTTGAATCGGAAAAAAAAGAACAGCAGCTTCGTTTAGCAAAACTGGAAACCCGGCAGAAGAATAATGATATTAACAACTTTAAAAAGCTCTTGGCATTCAAAGAGAAGATCAATACGTACTACATTTTCTTTATTATCTTTTTCATTGTTCTGATTCTCTTATTGCTTTATGCCTATAAACAGCGTGCTAAGTCTATGAAACAAAGAGACGAATTGCATGCCCTGGCCATGGAAAAAGAGAAACAAAATTCCAAAATTTCCACACTTACTGCATTGCTTGAAGGGCAGGAGCAGGAGCGTGGCCGTCTTGCCCGTGATCTTCATGACGGATTGGGAGGATTGCTCTCAGGAACTAAGCATCAGTTGTCTTATTTAAACCCTCATCAATCCGAAAATATAGAAGAAGGAATTTCAAAATCAATTGATCAGATTGATGGAGCTGTAGAAGAGTTAAGAAGGGTAGCACATAATTTAATGCCCGATTTATTAACGAAATACGGTTTGGAGGTAGCCATTCAGGAGTTTGCTTCCCGTATCTCCAATAGTGCATTGGAGATCCATACTGAATTTATTAACTACAGTAATTCCATATCACAGGAAAAGCAGCTGATTATCTACAGAATCATTCAGGAATTGGTGAATAACGCGATAAAACATGCCGATACTTCAGAAATTATTGTTCAGGTGAGCGAAGAAGAAAATCTGTTAAACCTTACGGTAGAAGATAATGGTAAAGGTTTCGATCATACCAACCTGGACGTTAGAAAAACAGCAGGGTTTCACAATATAGAATTAAGAGTCCAATTTTTAAAAGGAACAATGAATATCACCTCCGAATTGAATATTGGTACCAGTATAGAACTTCAAATTCCTATTTATTAAACATGATAAAAGTAGCCATAACAGATGATCATCCACTTCTCTTAGAAGGTTTGAAGAATATTTTAGGAAACAGCGATACCATAGATGTTGTAGATTGTTTCAGAAACGTTTCAGAAATGAATGCAGGCCTGGCAAAACAAGCCGTTGATATTTTACTGCTGGACATCAATCTGGTAGATGTCAACAGCATCGAACTGATAAATCCTTTAAAGAAAAAGTATAGTAACCTTCAGATTATCATCCTCAGCGTTCACAATGAACTGCCTGTTATTAACAGTTCTTTGGCGGAAGGCGCTTTAGGATATATTCAGAAAAATGCTTCAGTTTCCGAAATCCTTGAAGGAATCACTGCCGTATATACCGGTAACCGGTTTTTATGCTCACAAACCAGGTCCGTTCTGGAGAAAAAATCAACAGATGGATTAAATCATGTTCCAAAACTGACACGAAGAGAAAAAGAAATTTTAGCTGAAGCAGCAAAAGGACTTACAACCAATCAAATGGCAGAAAAGCTCTTTATCAGCCCGCACACGGTGGAAAGCCACAGAAAAAATCTTATTGAGAAATTTCAAACCTCTAATCTTAGTTCCGCCATTAAACTGGCTATAGAATACGGTTTGGTGATCGAATAAAATATTCATCCAACAAAAAGGCCTGCTTACATCGTAAAAGCAGACCTTTTTTTATATAATCAAATAATCGGGTGTGTACTCATTAATCTTTGAATCTCAAAGCTGCCTGGAACAGATTTTTTTTTCCTACTAAATCATATTCGTCATTATATACAGGCTCATACATTAATATGAAAACCCTGTCGTTAAAATCCTTTAAATCAATAGGCTGATCTGCCATGATATCATAAAACCTTGTAATAGTACGGGTAGCTGTCCATTGTTTTGCATTACCTTTAGGATTTTTATCGAATCTATGATCTTTAGCATCGGTATAATACCAGTATGATGGCGCAGAATCCATCAGAAACATTTCTTTGTCCTTATTATACAATTCCTCCGCCATGCCCGTATTCTGAAACCATGCAACCTCAGTGTTCAAAATGCCTAAAGCTCCTGCATAAACATCTTTATTCGTAGTGGCCCCCACTAGAAACCCTTCCAGATTGGAAGATGTAATTTCAAATTGGAACGTTGATTTTTTCAGGTCATAAACATCGTTGACAGGTTGAATTACCTTTCCGTCCTGTTTAATAACTACTTTCAGTGATTGTGCGAAGGTTATAAAACTTAATAAACAAAAAAGGATGGTCAAACTTAATTTTTTCATTGTATCTCTTTAAATATTACCGCAAAGATATTGGACTTTATAGCTATAAACACTGGCTGATTTCAGGGGTTTTTATTCTAAACTTAAATTAATTTTACCCTTAAAAAATTTTTCCTAAAACAGATTTGCTTTCAACTGGATTTTTATATAAGCTGCTTTCTGCTTTTTACCATTGGCTGAAGCTGAATTGAGTGGATAGACTTCTGCATAAAAAGTATCATTATCAGTCCAGAATGCCTTTTTATTATCTGCTATTTTGAAGTTGGTGAAATTCACGTACAAAAGATTATCTTGCTTCTTTGTTTGTGGAAAATATTTAGAAATAACAAAATTACTCCCCACATCATTATTGGATGAAACAGAAGTAACCCAGCCTTTAGTAGGAAGAATTTGTGGATAGCCTTCTGTACCCAGCTCAAACATCACTGCGTTTTTTATACTGTAAAAAGAATAGAAGGAATCTACAACTTCGTCAGAATTTTCTTTGAAAACCTCCAGGTTTAAGAAAGGTGACTGTCCCACATATTCATTAGCAAGCGGCCCGGTTTCTGTAGAAATATTTTCATGTTGTGTAATGACTTCTTTTCTTCCATTTTCTATGTATACCCAGTTGCCATCCTGCAGTTGTATATTCGGATTTTTTACCAATGCTTCACCAATTTGATTTTTTGAGCTGGCTTTAAATTCCTGTTCTGAAATCTCAGCAATGGTACCAAATTTCTTAAAAGATTTGTTCTTAAAATCACTCGATTCCTTAAATGTGCTGCTTCTGATCTCGTAAAGATCTACGCCTTTTAAAGTAAGTTCATATGCCGGAG is a genomic window containing:
- a CDS encoding sensor histidine kinase, whose amino-acid sequence is MNFNRDKGLMYRLLFIFIVCVCPFFAQAQDVLSKLEKEYSHASNNTAEQLNLAPKYATALFFHNLKPKSYQVLETNISIASKQADGKYATILYAVQAMNYRLDNKTAESSKSLDMAKVYSLKTNSNEAKGYFNYAKGWILTRNNKTTDAVAAYLKAIDYYENSPTTSTLYGRFGNVAKELSTIYSNLNEYQLEEKYSKQFLFLASKQNDPNLIFDAYMRMGYVYEQKYIQNQSNTELRNKTEQYYLQAIATFNKNKDRMLNRSSLSYAAINLANLYTEFDSDKAMQYAQLANKVSLETGDAIHIASSFGILAELALQNKNYNLAKSYFLKASMEIGKSPVRDHNIELSILESLSRISEEQGNYKEALTYYKSYVDKYKSVYDQEKLDITKRLESQFDKERQEQKYIKLQLESDKKAQEIKLINILRAQREQVYNNLKLVEENQRERLKFSELESEKKEQQLRLAKLETRQKNNDINNFKKLLAFKEKINTYYIFFIIFFIVLILLLLYAYKQRAKSMKQRDELHALAMEKEKQNSKISTLTALLEGQEQERGRLARDLHDGLGGLLSGTKHQLSYLNPHQSENIEEGISKSIDQIDGAVEELRRVAHNLMPDLLTKYGLEVAIQEFASRISNSALEIHTEFINYSNSISQEKQLIIYRIIQELVNNAIKHADTSEIIVQVSEEENLLNLTVEDNGKGFDHTNLDVRKTAGFHNIELRVQFLKGTMNITSELNIGTSIELQIPIY
- a CDS encoding response regulator transcription factor, with protein sequence MIKVAITDDHPLLLEGLKNILGNSDTIDVVDCFRNVSEMNAGLAKQAVDILLLDINLVDVNSIELINPLKKKYSNLQIIILSVHNELPVINSSLAEGALGYIQKNASVSEILEGITAVYTGNRFLCSQTRSVLEKKSTDGLNHVPKLTRREKEILAEAAKGLTTNQMAEKLFISPHTVESHRKNLIEKFQTSNLSSAIKLAIEYGLVIE
- a CDS encoding resolvase, which encodes MKALNQFFISSMIVFVGCNQQNKTTETNKIETEVKQKTITLADFKKIKGVDNVQDVPFQLFTKLDSIQFFAAPNKEAAHMKMAYNKFDNYYGFEEFEDFYSIHYSINNNISNSIETFVLKSEFTPAYELTLKGVDLYEIRSSTFKESSDFKNKSFKKFGTIAEISEQEFKASSKNQIGEALVKNPNIQLQDGNWVYIENGRKEVITQHENISTETGPLANEYVGQSPFLNLEVFKENSDEVVDSFYSFYSIKNAVMFELGTEGYPQILPTKGWVTSVSSNNDVGSNFVISKYFPQTKKQDNLLYVNFTNFKIADNKKAFWTDNDTFYAEVYPLNSASANGKKQKAAYIKIQLKANLF